The following are encoded in a window of Algiphilus aromaticivorans DG1253 genomic DNA:
- a CDS encoding acetyl-CoA C-acetyltransferase — translation MPEAYIVDALRSPTGKRRGSLSEVHAADLGAHVLKAIVERNSVPAEEIDDVVFGCVDAVGPMAGNIARTCWLTADMPLSVPGVTIDRQCGSSQQAVHFAAQAVMSGVQDVVIAGGVQTMSSVPIGSSMMAGKPLGFDDPFSGSEGWRKRFGDQPVTQFHGAQMIADRWGLDRQAMERFALASHERALAALADGRFEREIVPLNGLDRDETMRQTSLEKMAELEVLAEGGSLTAAVASQTCDGASAVMVVSEAALKRYGLKPRARIHYMGLMGDDPIAMLTAPIPATQKALKQTGLRPADIDIAECNEAFASVPLAWMQETGFAHEQLNVNGGAIALGHPLGATGTKLMTTLLHELERRNGRYGLQTMCEGGGVANVTIIERLV, via the coding sequence ATGCCTGAAGCCTATATCGTCGACGCCTTGCGCAGCCCTACCGGCAAGCGCCGCGGCAGTCTTTCCGAGGTTCACGCCGCCGATCTCGGTGCGCATGTCCTGAAGGCCATTGTCGAGCGCAACAGTGTGCCGGCCGAAGAGATCGACGACGTCGTCTTTGGCTGCGTCGATGCGGTCGGTCCGATGGCCGGCAACATCGCCCGCACCTGCTGGCTTACGGCCGACATGCCGCTATCCGTGCCCGGCGTAACCATCGACCGCCAGTGCGGCTCCTCGCAGCAAGCCGTGCATTTCGCCGCGCAGGCGGTGATGAGTGGCGTCCAGGACGTGGTCATCGCCGGCGGCGTGCAGACCATGAGCAGCGTGCCGATCGGTTCTTCGATGATGGCGGGCAAGCCCTTGGGTTTCGACGATCCCTTCTCGGGAAGTGAAGGCTGGCGCAAGCGCTTCGGCGATCAGCCGGTGACGCAGTTCCACGGTGCGCAGATGATCGCCGATCGCTGGGGCCTGGACCGCCAGGCCATGGAGCGCTTTGCGCTGGCTAGCCACGAACGGGCATTGGCCGCGCTGGCCGACGGTCGTTTCGAACGTGAGATCGTGCCGTTGAATGGCCTCGATCGCGACGAGACCATGCGCCAGACCTCGCTGGAGAAGATGGCCGAGCTGGAAGTGCTCGCCGAAGGCGGCTCGCTGACCGCGGCCGTCGCTAGCCAGACCTGCGACGGTGCCTCGGCCGTGATGGTGGTGTCCGAGGCCGCGCTCAAGCGCTACGGTCTGAAACCGCGCGCGCGCATCCACTACATGGGCCTGATGGGCGATGACCCCATCGCTATGCTCACCGCGCCGATTCCTGCGACGCAGAAGGCGCTGAAGCAGACCGGCCTGAGGCCGGCTGACATCGATATTGCCGAATGCAACGAGGCCTTTGCGTCGGTGCCCCTGGCCTGGATGCAGGAAACTGGATTTGCCCACGAGCAGCTCAACGTCAACGGCGGCGCCATCGCCCTGGGCCACCCGCTGGGCGCGACCGGCACCAAGCTCATGACCACACTGCTGCACGAGCTGGAGCGTCGCAATGGTCGCTACGGCCTGCAGACCATGTGTGAAGGCGGTGGCGTGGCCAACGTCACCATCATCGAGCGCTTGGTTTAG
- a CDS encoding acyl-CoA dehydrogenase family protein gives MDFTFESHQLAFRDAIRKFLVVEAAPEMLRDIWETQSGRSAELRAKLADQGLTALSVPEDFGGIEMGDLDWVLVQQELGYYAIPDSLIDTAYLGAGIIRDLSSDIERKREWLPRIADGSARVAVGHPINPFVADAGTADLLLMWHEDAVHALRPDEVELTAQPSIDMSRRLFSVAWEPSEANRIANARLGAQLWADTCDRAALAVSAQLVGLAQRMLDLGVDYAAQRKQFGKPIGSFQAVKHHLADVQVAIDFAAPVVHRAAYALAHDQSLRGRAIAQARLQASEAARKAARASIQVHGAMGYTWEADLQMFMKRAWVLDAAWGDVPHFKARLAEDIFADGAALGPSATFETT, from the coding sequence ATGGATTTCACTTTCGAGAGCCATCAACTCGCCTTCCGCGACGCCATCCGCAAGTTCCTCGTCGTCGAGGCCGCGCCGGAGATGCTGCGCGACATCTGGGAAACGCAGAGCGGTCGCTCGGCCGAGCTGCGTGCCAAGCTCGCCGACCAGGGCCTGACGGCGCTGTCAGTGCCGGAGGATTTCGGCGGTATCGAGATGGGCGATCTGGATTGGGTGCTGGTGCAGCAGGAGCTGGGCTACTACGCGATTCCCGATTCGCTGATCGATACGGCCTATCTCGGCGCCGGCATCATTCGCGATCTGTCCTCGGATATCGAGCGCAAGCGCGAATGGCTGCCGCGCATCGCCGACGGTAGCGCGCGTGTTGCTGTAGGGCATCCCATCAACCCCTTCGTCGCCGACGCCGGCACCGCCGACCTGCTGCTGATGTGGCACGAGGATGCGGTGCACGCGCTTCGCCCCGACGAGGTTGAGCTGACGGCTCAGCCGAGCATCGATATGTCGCGACGACTGTTCTCGGTGGCCTGGGAGCCGAGCGAGGCCAATCGAATCGCCAATGCGCGCCTCGGCGCGCAACTCTGGGCTGATACCTGTGACCGCGCCGCACTGGCGGTTTCCGCACAGCTGGTTGGTCTGGCGCAACGCATGCTGGATCTGGGTGTCGACTACGCCGCCCAGCGCAAGCAGTTCGGCAAGCCCATCGGCAGCTTCCAGGCCGTCAAGCATCATCTGGCCGACGTGCAGGTCGCCATCGACTTTGCCGCACCCGTGGTGCACCGCGCGGCCTATGCGCTGGCCCACGACCAGTCGCTACGCGGTCGCGCCATTGCCCAGGCGCGTCTGCAGGCCAGCGAAGCGGCGCGCAAGGCCGCACGCGCCAGCATCCAGGTGCACGGCGCCATGGGCTACACCTGGGAAGCCGACCTGCAGATGTTCATGAAGCGCGCCTGGGTGCTGGATGCCGCCTGGGGGGACGTCCCGCATTTCAAGGCGCGGTTGGCCGAGGACATCTTCGCCGACGGTGCCGCGCTTGGACCATCCGCCACATTCGAAACCACCTGA
- a CDS encoding acyl-CoA dehydrogenase, whose amino-acid sequence MRLEYTQSQRVFRKEVRAWLADNLPAKPLQSLDTAEGFEQHREWEKTLFDGGWSAVTWPKEYGGRGLGLIDWLIFEEEYWGAGAPMRVNQNGIFLLAPTLMEYGTDEQKARFLPRMASGEDIWAQGWSEPGAGSDMAALRCKAERDGDDYIINGQKTWSTRAVYADWLFGLFRTDPSAPRHQGMSFVLLPLDLPGISIRPIRQLNGQPGFAEIFFDNVRVPAGNRLGDEGAGWRIAMATAGFERGLMLRSPGRFQQTAKALVNLYKANQERADRDPGIRDAVIRGYVAAEAYALSTYRTASKLVKGGRIGAEASTNKIFWSELDLKLHETAMQILGARGELLPHAPEAAGIGQWLDGFLFAQAGPIYAGTNEIQRNIIAERVLDLPRS is encoded by the coding sequence ATGAGACTGGAATACACACAGAGTCAGCGCGTCTTCCGCAAGGAAGTGCGCGCCTGGCTGGCGGACAATCTGCCGGCCAAGCCCCTGCAGAGCCTCGATACGGCCGAGGGCTTCGAACAGCACCGCGAATGGGAGAAGACGCTTTTCGATGGCGGCTGGAGCGCGGTCACCTGGCCGAAGGAATACGGCGGGCGCGGCCTCGGGCTGATCGATTGGCTGATCTTCGAAGAGGAATACTGGGGCGCCGGTGCGCCGATGCGCGTCAACCAGAACGGGATCTTCCTGCTCGCGCCCACCTTGATGGAATACGGTACGGACGAGCAGAAGGCGCGCTTTCTGCCGCGCATGGCTTCGGGCGAGGACATCTGGGCGCAGGGCTGGTCCGAACCCGGTGCCGGCTCGGACATGGCGGCGCTGCGCTGCAAGGCCGAGCGCGACGGTGACGACTACATCATCAACGGCCAGAAGACCTGGTCAACGCGCGCGGTCTATGCCGACTGGCTCTTCGGCCTCTTCCGCACCGACCCTTCCGCGCCGCGCCACCAGGGCATGAGCTTCGTGCTGCTGCCGCTGGACCTGCCGGGCATCAGCATCCGGCCGATTCGCCAGCTCAACGGCCAGCCGGGCTTTGCCGAGATCTTCTTCGATAACGTGCGTGTCCCGGCGGGCAATCGCCTCGGCGACGAGGGTGCCGGCTGGCGCATCGCCATGGCCACGGCCGGTTTCGAGCGCGGTCTGATGCTGCGTTCGCCGGGCCGCTTCCAGCAGACCGCCAAGGCGCTGGTGAATCTCTACAAGGCAAACCAGGAACGCGCCGACCGCGATCCGGGCATCCGTGATGCGGTGATCCGGGGCTATGTCGCGGCCGAGGCCTACGCGCTGTCGACCTATCGCACCGCCTCGAAGCTGGTGAAGGGCGGGCGCATCGGCGCCGAAGCCAGCACCAACAAGATCTTCTGGTCGGAGCTGGATCTGAAGCTGCACGAGACGGCCATGCAGATTCTCGGCGCGCGCGGCGAGCTGCTGCCGCATGCCCCCGAAGCTGCGGGCATCGGCCAGTGGCTGGACGGCTTCCTCTTCGCGCAGGCCGGGCCGATCTACGCCGGCACCAACGAGATCCAGCGCAACATCATCGCCGAGCGCGTGCTCGACCTGCCGCGGAGCTGA
- a CDS encoding enoyl-CoA hydratase family protein produces the protein MSTPFRIECHEGIGELVIDKPPVNALDSHGWHALADAIHELGTRSDLRVIVIRAEGKGFCAGVDIKELNAHPERIVDVNAGNYRTFEAIHRNPLPVIVALHGFVLGGGIGIAGAADILVAADNASFGVPEVDRGAMGGGAHLQRLFPVQKVRAMYFTGEPIDAAEAYRLGAIEAVVGPEQLRDKAMAIAGGIAGKSAAMLRLAKESLNGIEDGNLEDKYRWEQGFTLQAYMEPDSAETRRAFVEKRDADVNARADNN, from the coding sequence ATGAGCACCCCTTTCCGCATTGAATGTCATGAGGGCATCGGCGAGCTGGTCATCGACAAGCCGCCGGTCAACGCGCTGGACAGCCACGGCTGGCACGCGCTTGCCGACGCCATACATGAGCTGGGTACGCGTTCGGATCTGCGGGTCATCGTCATCCGCGCCGAGGGCAAGGGTTTCTGTGCCGGTGTCGATATCAAGGAGCTGAATGCGCATCCCGAGCGCATCGTCGACGTCAACGCCGGCAACTACCGGACCTTCGAGGCGATTCATCGCAATCCGCTGCCGGTCATCGTGGCACTGCACGGTTTCGTGCTCGGTGGGGGCATCGGTATCGCCGGTGCGGCGGACATTCTCGTCGCCGCCGACAACGCCAGCTTCGGCGTGCCCGAGGTCGATCGTGGCGCCATGGGCGGCGGCGCGCATCTGCAGCGGCTGTTCCCGGTGCAGAAGGTGCGCGCGATGTACTTCACCGGTGAGCCCATCGATGCGGCCGAGGCCTACCGCCTGGGCGCCATCGAGGCTGTGGTCGGCCCCGAGCAGCTGCGCGACAAGGCCATGGCCATCGCCGGCGGCATTGCCGGCAAGAGCGCGGCCATGCTGCGATTGGCCAAGGAATCCCTCAACGGCATCGAGGACGGCAACCTCGAGGACAAGTACCGCTGGGAGCAGGGCTTCACGCTGCAGGCCTACATGGAACCGGACTCGGCCGAGACGCGCCGGGCCTTTGTGGAAAAGCGCGACGCGGACGTCAATGCGCGTGCCGACAACAACTAG